The DNA sequence CCGCGACAGGGGTCTTGCCGCGACCGGCGGCATCATGGTCGGCGGCATGGTGCACACGCTGAACGGCGCTATCGGCGTCGGCCTGCTGATGCATTTCTTGCCGATCCTGTTCAAGCCGCTGCTGTTAGCGGGCGCCGCCTACATGGCCTTCATCGGCATCACGCTGATGCGCAGCTCCATCACCGTCGGCAACGAGAGCCCCGCCGGCAGCCGCTCGGCATGGAAGGCGTTTCGCCAGGGCTTGGTGACCTGCCTGATCAACCCGAAGGCCTACCTCTTCGTGCTCGCCGTCTATCCGCAGTTCCTGAAACCGGACTACGGCCCGATCTGGATGCAGGCGACGATCATGGGCCTGCTGACCATGCTGACGCAGGCCGCGGTCTATGGCGGGCTCGCAATATCGGCCGGCCGCAGCCGCAAGCTTCTGATCGCCAATCCACGGGTGACCATCCTTGCCGGCCGGGCGGCCGGGCTGCTGCTCTTCGCGGTCTCCGTGTTCACCGCATGGGAAGGGCTGAGGGCGGCGTAGTCTCGGGCTGAACCGAACCGCCGCCTTCTGGCGCCTGCCGGATCAGGCGGCGCCGTGCCGCAGCGTGGCGAGAAGCTCGTCCAACTGCCCGAACGTCTCGGCCATCGCATCCGCCGCCCCGGTACCGGCGGCGTCGAGGGCCTCCTTCGAGGGATAGACCTCGTGCATGACCAGCAGCGTCTTGCCGCCTTTTTCCTCGAAGGTCACTGTGGTCACGGGTCCACCGTCACCACCTTCGTCATTGGTCCAGACGAGGCGCGAGGGCGGTGTCACTTCGAGATACCTGCCGAAGAACTCGGCGGGGTGCGAGTCATCATGCCCGAACACCAAGCGGTACCCGCCTCCCACACGAACATCCATCTCACAGGAACGCAGGAACATGCCCATCGATTTCGGCGTCCACCACTGCTTGAACAGCTCGGGCTTTGTCCAGGCCTCGAACACGATGCGGGCCGGCGCGTCGAAGGTTCGCGTGACGACCAGCTCGCGGTCGGACTTCCGTTCCACCGTCGTGCGGTTCTGCATGGGGGTGGGCTCATTCGCTCTTGTTTCGTCCATCGGCTTCCTCCTTCCGTTTCATTTCCTCGACAACCTTGTCCAGCTCGTCGAAGCGTGCGGCCCAGAGCTGGCGGTATCTCTCGATCCATCCCGTCTCCTCCTCCAGGCGGCGCAGGCCGAGCTTGCAGGTCCGCACGCGCCCGACCTTCCGCGTCGTGACGAGGCCTGCCTGCTCCAGAACGCCGACATGCTTCTTCATGCCCGTGAGGGTCATATGGAATTTCTGGGCCAAGTCCGTGATCGAGGCATCCGCACGGCCGAGCTGCTCCAGAACGCCGCGTCGGGTGGCGTCCGAAAGCGCGGCGAACGAGGCATCCAGGCGGGCAGGAGAATACTGAACCATTTGGTTCAGTATGTAACACGCGGATCGGTGACATGCAAGGAGGTGAGCGCTGCGGGGCCTAGGAGCGGCATGGTCCTGGACTGAAACTGGAAGCGCCGCCCTTATGCTCCCCCAGATCAGGCGGCGCCTTGCCGGCTGTCCAGCAAGTTGCGGCGCGCCGACCGGCGCCATTCCACGGCGCCGGCAAGGCCGTGCAGCACCGTCTCCGTGGTCGCCCAGTCGATGCAGCCATCGGTGATGCTCTGGCCGTAGACCAGTGGCTTGCCGGGCACGACATCCTGCCGGCCGGCGACGAGATTGCTCTCGATCATGACGCCGATGATGCGCTCGTCGCCAGCCGCCACTTGGCCCGCGACATCGGCCGCGACCTTGGGCTGGTTCTCCGGCTTCTTGGCTGAGTTGGCATGGCTGACGTCGATCATCAGACGGGGGGCGATACCGATGCGGACGAGTTCGACCGATGCGGCCTCGACGCTTGCCGCATCGTAGTTGGGCTGAACGCCACCACGCAGGATGACATGGCAATCCTCATTGCCGGTGGTCGCCGCGATGGCGCTGCGTCCGCCCTTGGTCACCGCCATGAAATGATGCGGCTGGGCGGCCGACTTCACCGCCTCGCCGGCGATCCTGAGATTGCCGTCGGTGCCGTTCTTGAAGCCGACCGGGCAGGAGAGACCCGAGGCCAGCTCGCGATGGATCTGGCTCTCGGTCGTGCGCGCGCCAATGGCGCCCCAGGCGACGAGGTCGGCAATGTATTGCGGCGTCGTCATATCGAGGAATTCGGTCGCCGCCGGCAGGCCGAGATTGTTGACGGCGGAAAGCACGTTGCGTGCCGTCCGCAACCCCTTGTCGATGTTGAAGCTGCCATCCAGGTCGGGATCGTTGATCAGGCCTTTCCAGCCGACCGTGGTGCGCGGCTTCTCGAAATAGACGCGCATGACGATCTCGAGCCGGTCGGACAGAGCCTCGCGCAGCGCCGCCAGACGGCTGGCATAATCAACGGCCGCGACCGGATCGTGGATGGAACAAGGGCCCACGATGACAACAAGCCGATCGTCGGCCCCGGTGAGGATGGAGTGAATGGCGTTGCGCGAGGCGGCAACGGTGCGTGTCGCCGTGAGTGAGCGCGGTATCTCGCGCATCACCTCGTCCGGCGTGCTCAGCAGTCTCAGTTCCTTGACCCGGAGGTCGTCTGTGGTGGTCAACACGGCTTTCTGCTCCTGTTTGGGAACCTGCCGGCTGAAACAAAAAAGCCGCCAGGTCTGGCGGCTGTTCGGATCTTGTTGCTGCAATCTTCAGATCGAGCGCAATCCTCCCGCCGCCAGCGAGCTCCTAAAGTACCAATACGTGGCGGTCAGGTTGATCATGCGTCGGCTATAGCTGAACTTGCGTTGAATGTCACGCACCTGATAGCGACCTTGTTTGAATATGTAAGAAGGTATATGTTGGATATTCCAAAAAGGATATGCTCCAATGCCGCTTTATGTGAAGGACCGGGAAGTCGACCGGCTGGTACTTGAGGTGCAGCGCCTCACGAAGGCGCCGAGCAAAGCCGAGGCGGTTCGCCGGGCCCTGACGCATGAAATTGAGCGCGCCCGCAGTGCCCAAACTGTGTCGGAACGCTTGGCGGAGGCAGTCAGAATGGCTGGCGAAATCGGAGCGGATAATCCTGACTTCGATATGAGAGCCTATTCGGACGAGCTTTCAGGGGGACTATGAGCTTGTTCATTGACGCTTCGGCGGTCGTCGCTCTGTTGCGTCCGGAGCCCACGGCAGGAGAACTCGCCGCCCGGATGGACGCCCATGGCGGGCCTTTCTTCATTTCGGCGATCGTTCGTTTCGAGACCGCGATGGCCTTGGCGCGTTCAAAGACCCCCCTGCCTTCACCCATCCAACCGGCGGCAGTCGCAAAGGCGAATGCGGCCGTGGACCGTTTCGTGCAGGATTTGGGAATCGGCGAGGTCCTCATTTCGGCCGAAGTCGGGCGGCTCGCCATCGAAGCCGCACGCAGTTACGGCAAGGGTGTCGATTCGCCGGCGCAGCTCAATATGGGCGATTGCTTTTCCTACGCCTGTTGCAAGGCATATAATTTGGCTTTGCTCTACACCGGTCAGGATTTCAAAAAGACAGACATAGGATAGATTCAAGGTGCGCCACGCAGATCGCTCGCATGAACCTACTCCGGCGACGACCCGGCGACACTCTGATCGTAGTCGACCAGCGATCCGGTCATGACGCCCGATTGCGGGCTGACCATGTAGCTGATCAGCCGTGCGAGCTGGTCCGGCTTGACCAACTGGCCCATCGGCTGCGCGGCTTCGGCCTTCGCCAGCCAGTCGTCGGGCGCATCGTGCCATTTCTTCTGCACGATGTCCTCGCCCTCGGTGTCCATCCAGCCGGGCAGCACGGCGTTGCAGCGGATGCGGTTGAAGCGATAAGCGTTGGCGACGTTCTTGGTCAGCGTCATCAGCGCGCCCTTGCTGGTCGAATAGGGCGTCAGGAAGGACTGCCCGGTATGCGCCGACATCGACAGCACGTTGACGATCGATCCGGGCGCCTTTTTCTCCAAGAGATGCGCCACCACGCCCTGCATCAGAAAAAACGGGCCGCGCACATTGGTGTCGAAGATCTGGTCGAACAGCTCTTCTGAGGTCTCGACCAGCGAGCCGCGCGCCGAGGTGGCGGCGGCGTTGACCAGGGCGTTGATCGTACCGAAATGCGAGAGCGCGGTGGCGACCGCGCGCTTGCAGTCGGCAACCTTGGAGACATCGGCGCTGATGAAGATGGCGTCGACGCCTGATTTCCTGAAATGAGCGACAGCCTTGTCGCCCTTCTCCTGCGAGCGGCCGATGAGCGCCAGCGCCCGGCAGCCTTCGTCGGCCAGCGCTTCGGCGACCGCGAATCCTATGCCTTGCGCACCGCCGGTGACGATGGCGCGTGTGTTCGAATTGCGATCGGCGGATGCGCTCATCGCTCTGCTCCTGTGCGTTGGGTCCGGTTCTTATTTGTCGAGACGAATGGTCTTGCCCGTGGTCGCCGACTTCAGCGCCGCATCGGCCAGCTTCAGCGCCACGAGGCCATCAGCGCCGCTCGGCGCCGCCTTCTTGCCGGATGTCGCCGCAGCGATGAAGGCGGCGATCTCGAGGGCATAGGCGTCGAGGTAGCGGGTCATGAAGAAGTCGTGCAGCGGCGGGCGCGTGTAGCCCTTCTCGTTGGCGAGCTCGATCGACACCGGCCGCTGGTTCTCGGCCGCCACCATGCCCTTCGAGCCGTGCACCTCGATGCGCTGGTCGTAGCCATAGGTGGCGCGGCGCGAATTGGAGATGACTGCCTGCTTGCCCGAAGCCGTTTCGAGGATGACGCTGACCGAGTCGAAATCGCCGGCTTCGCCGATTTTCTTGTCGACCAGCACCGAGGCGTGCGCGCTGACCGCGACAGGCTCCTCGCCGAGCAGGAAGCGCGCCATGTCGAAATCATGGATGGTCATGTCGCGGAAAATGCCGCCCGAGCGCTTGATGTAGTCGATGGGTGGCGCGCCGGGATCGCGCGAGGTGATGGTGACCATCTCGACGGTGCCGATGGCTCCGTCGTCGATCGCCTTGCGCACGGCGGCGAAATGCGGGTCGAAACGCCTGTTGAAGCCGACCATCAGGGTCGCCTTGGCCTTGTCGACAACGGCCAGGCACTGCTCGACCCGCTTGACGTCGAGGTCGATCGGCTTCTCGCAGAAGATCGCCTTGCCGGCCTTGGCGAAGCGCTCGATCAGATCGGCATGGGTGTCGGTCGGCGTGCAGATGACGACCGCGTCGATGTCCTTGGACTTCTCGATTTCGTCGATGCTGCGCACCTCGGCGCCATAGGCAACAGCCAATTCGCTCGCCGCCTTCTCGAAGGCATCGGCCACGGCGACCAGTTTTGCCTGGGGGTTGGAACCCACGGCGCGGGCGTGGACCTTGCCGATGCGGCCGGCACCAAGGAGGGCGAAGCGAACAGTCATGGATATTTTCCTCTGGGGATGGTTCGAAGCGGGGCGCCGGTCATGGGCGCTGAATGATTTTACGGTCAAGACAAATCGACGGGAAGGCGATGACCATCGCCTCCGAGCCCGGCCCTTAGGCCGCGAGTTCCGCCTCGCCGGTCTTGGCGCCGGTGATATAGGATACGATGTCCTGCCCGTCGGTATTTTCCTTGCGCAGATTGGCGACGATGCGGCCGCGCCGGAACACCACGATACGGTCGCAAAGGTCGAACACCTGGCGCATGTTGTGGCTGATCAGGATCAGCGGCTCGCCATTGTCCTTCAGCGTGCGGATGATGTTTTCGACCTGCGCCGTCTCCTGCACGCCGAGAGCCGCCGTCGGCTCGTCCATGATGATCAGCTTGGAGGCAAAGGTCGCCGTCCTGGCGATCGCCACGCACTGCCGCTGGCCGCCCGACATGTGGCGGATGGTGTTGGAGAGGTTGGGGATCTTGACCGCGGTGCGGACCAGCGCCGCCTCGGTTGCCTTGCGCATGTATTTGCGGTCGAGGATCGAAAATGGCCCGAGATTGAACAGCACCTTTTCACGGCCGAGGAACAGGTTCGACGGCACGTCGAGGTCGTCGGCCAGCGCCAGGTTCTGGAACACCGTCTCGATGCCTGCCTCGCGGGCCTCGATCGGACCGGCGAAATTCACTTCCTTGCCATCG is a window from the Mesorhizobium australicum WSM2073 genome containing:
- a CDS encoding LysE family translocator; its protein translation is MGYAENLWLFFILLFGIIAVPGMDMLFVLANALTGGRDRGLAATGGIMVGGMVHTLNGAIGVGLLMHFLPILFKPLLLAGAAYMAFIGITLMRSSITVGNESPAGSRSAWKAFRQGLVTCLINPKAYLFVLAVYPQFLKPDYGPIWMQATIMGLLTMLTQAAVYGGLAISAGRSRKLLIANPRVTILAGRAAGLLLFAVSVFTAWEGLRAA
- a CDS encoding SRPBCC family protein produces the protein MDETRANEPTPMQNRTTVERKSDRELVVTRTFDAPARIVFEAWTKPELFKQWWTPKSMGMFLRSCEMDVRVGGGYRLVFGHDDSHPAEFFGRYLEVTPPSRLVWTNDEGGDGGPVTTVTFEEKGGKTLLVMHEVYPSKEALDAAGTGAADAMAETFGQLDELLATLRHGAA
- a CDS encoding ArsR/SmtB family transcription factor, producing the protein MVQYSPARLDASFAALSDATRRGVLEQLGRADASITDLAQKFHMTLTGMKKHVGVLEQAGLVTTRKVGRVRTCKLGLRRLEEETGWIERYRQLWAARFDELDKVVEEMKRKEEADGRNKSE
- a CDS encoding 3-deoxy-7-phosphoheptulonate synthase, which encodes MLTTTDDLRVKELRLLSTPDEVMREIPRSLTATRTVAASRNAIHSILTGADDRLVVIVGPCSIHDPVAAVDYASRLAALREALSDRLEIVMRVYFEKPRTTVGWKGLINDPDLDGSFNIDKGLRTARNVLSAVNNLGLPAATEFLDMTTPQYIADLVAWGAIGARTTESQIHRELASGLSCPVGFKNGTDGNLRIAGEAVKSAAQPHHFMAVTKGGRSAIAATTGNEDCHVILRGGVQPNYDAASVEAASVELVRIGIAPRLMIDVSHANSAKKPENQPKVAADVAGQVAAGDERIIGVMIESNLVAGRQDVVPGKPLVYGQSITDGCIDWATTETVLHGLAGAVEWRRSARRNLLDSRQGAA
- a CDS encoding type II toxin-antitoxin system VapB family antitoxin, which gives rise to MPLYVKDREVDRLVLEVQRLTKAPSKAEAVRRALTHEIERARSAQTVSERLAEAVRMAGEIGADNPDFDMRAYSDELSGGL
- a CDS encoding type II toxin-antitoxin system VapC family toxin, with protein sequence MSLFIDASAVVALLRPEPTAGELAARMDAHGGPFFISAIVRFETAMALARSKTPLPSPIQPAAVAKANAAVDRFVQDLGIGEVLISAEVGRLAIEAARSYGKGVDSPAQLNMGDCFSYACCKAYNLALLYTGQDFKKTDIG
- a CDS encoding SDR family oxidoreductase: MSASADRNSNTRAIVTGGAQGIGFAVAEALADEGCRALALIGRSQEKGDKAVAHFRKSGVDAIFISADVSKVADCKRAVATALSHFGTINALVNAAATSARGSLVETSEELFDQIFDTNVRGPFFLMQGVVAHLLEKKAPGSIVNVLSMSAHTGQSFLTPYSTSKGALMTLTKNVANAYRFNRIRCNAVLPGWMDTEGEDIVQKKWHDAPDDWLAKAEAAQPMGQLVKPDQLARLISYMVSPQSGVMTGSLVDYDQSVAGSSPE
- the iolG gene encoding inositol 2-dehydrogenase — its product is MTVRFALLGAGRIGKVHARAVGSNPQAKLVAVADAFEKAASELAVAYGAEVRSIDEIEKSKDIDAVVICTPTDTHADLIERFAKAGKAIFCEKPIDLDVKRVEQCLAVVDKAKATLMVGFNRRFDPHFAAVRKAIDDGAIGTVEMVTITSRDPGAPPIDYIKRSGGIFRDMTIHDFDMARFLLGEEPVAVSAHASVLVDKKIGEAGDFDSVSVILETASGKQAVISNSRRATYGYDQRIEVHGSKGMVAAENQRPVSIELANEKGYTRPPLHDFFMTRYLDAYALEIAAFIAAATSGKKAAPSGADGLVALKLADAALKSATTGKTIRLDK
- a CDS encoding ATP-binding cassette domain-containing protein, translating into MPDISTTDIVLKTENLTKRYGGVHALEGANFELRKGEHVAIMGDNGAGKSTFVRQITAVEQRTSGQVWFDGKEVNFAGPIEAREAGIETVFQNLALADDLDVPSNLFLGREKVLFNLGPFSILDRKYMRKATEAALVRTAVKIPNLSNTIRHMSGGQRQCVAIARTATFASKLIIMDEPTAALGVQETAQVENIIRTLKDNGEPLILISHNMRQVFDLCDRIVVFRRGRIVANLRKENTDGQDIVSYITGAKTGEAELAA